TATTAGGGGCACACAGAATCTGTGTGCTGGCTGCCTCTATGTCTTATTACCTTAGCTGATGAAAATAGCAACTTGTTCTATTGAAGGCTCTTAGTGAAAATAAACATGAGGGAGGACGGattgggaggaagaggaaaaggtcTCACATTACAACACCTTTGCTAAAGAATATAAATAAGCAAGACTTCAGGAAAACAACCACCTCTGTTTCAGTTCATGCAGAACATGAATGCAGACAGGAAACAGGGCAGCAcagttttgtggtttgtgtAGTATTTCCTTGGTGCAGTACAGGGGAATAGTGTAGGGACATACAAGTCTGTGTATATCTCTGTGGGCTCATCGAAACACATGTACATGCACATATACAgaatgtgtgtatatatatatatggtcTGTGACATACAGTAAAGTATGTAGTGTATGATAAATAGCAAATATACATGCATATTTAGATAACTATCTATTTGTTAAATGTGTACAACTAAGATAGGAATTAGTAGCTCCTACATCATGTGTCATGAGAAAAGAGCTGCTTCTTAAAATCCACAAGTAAGATAATTGTATAAAAATGAGGCCATGCTCCTTTCATCATTGACTGATGTCCTGCATGAAGCAGCTCTTACTCTGGTCAGATGTGCTGAGATGCACAGGATGATTAAGATCATTTGGATTACTGCCACCACAATAACTGTGGTGCTCTGAAGGGGCTGGGTTGCTGTGGTGACTGTGATGGCCTGCAGACCTATGTAAGTAGGATAGTACAGCAtaaatttttaatgagaaaaaaaaaagaggaagaagaagaagaaaagctttgcttACCATTAAATGCCCTTAAAAGTTTGAGTGCATAGGTCCACCAgacagctggggaagggctggctTGCACAAAGCAGGTCAGGGTGATGTTTAACCCTGCTGGGACTGTCAGGTTGGTGTCAGGGGCTGAGGTCAGGGGCTTCATGCAGCTGTTAAGCTCTACTTCATGAAAAAATTTCCCTGTCCTGAATTTTGGGCCTGAGCAGGTTAAATAGGAGTTCATCAGAATGATAGGAGGGCCCACGGACTTGATAAACTGGACAAATCCTCGCAGGCGACAGTCGCAGATCCAGGGGTTGTCATGGAGGGCCAGGACAGCATTGGACATGGCTTCCAGCGGCCCCTCCATCCTCTGGCTTCTCTGGTAGACAGGCCAGTTGTAGAAGACATCCCTGGATATGATGGTAAGCTGATTTGAGGATAGATCTAAATAGGTCAGGTTGGGCAGGTAGCGCAGGGCGTGTTCTGGAAGGACATCCAGCCGGTTGTGCTTCAGGTCCAGGATTTTCAGAGTCGGGGTGTCctgaaatgctgtccatggcaCCGAACTTAATTTGTTCCCTTGCAAGCGCAGCTCCTTCAGAGCTGGCAGGTATTCCAGGCTCTTGATGTGCATCACTGTGATGTTGTTAAAATTGAGCCACAGATACTCCAAGGCACTAACGTTCTCAAAAGACCCACGAGGCAATTCTGTTAGGTGAGAATTTTCTATTCTAATTTTCCGGATGTCCTGAGGGATGTTTGCAGGGATCTGCCTCAGCAGCGCAGACATGCAGAGCAAACTCCTAGGGAGGAAACCAGAAAATTTTCCAGGTCACACACCACGTTTGAGGCCAATAAACCAGTTCCCTATGCAGGTCTAGAAGCACTTGAATAATAATAAGGTATTTTTGGAGGGCATGCATAAgctgtccatccatccatccctggggTTTACGCCAATTTTATTATAAAGAATGCAATTAAGTCATAAAAACGGCTATGTGTGTAACTACTAAAATAAAATGGCTATGTATATCTCAGGGAAATAAGAGAAATCTCATTCTATGCTCAAGACAGCACAGTTCAAGTATTAAAGGTGGCACTCCATGCATCAGTCTGCCTGGTGCCCACATCATCGGCAAGttcctgctggggctgtctGAGCCACTTCACCGCTGCTACAACAGGGGTTACAGTGTTCTTACCTTCCAAAGCTGTCCTGGGAACAAGAGCATCCTGTTATGCAAGATGAAACAGATGGATTTATCTTGTGGAAGgccagaagaagaagaaaaatatgacaGACAGGGTCCATATTCTCCCTTAAGAAAGCTCTGTGCAGGGGTTTGCACCAAACAAGCCAACAGCCTCCAAGAAGCAAATCCTATCAGCTGTAATCTTCCTTGACGCAGAAATAAATCCTGCTGGGGACCCAACCCTAAGGAAGACATCTAGTGTGGTTCTCAGTCTGTGTCCAAGGGCTAAAAACCACCCCCAGGACCACTTTTGGcctttttcctccagctgaggGGGTTCTGATGGACATATTTATTTGGTTGGGAGTATGACGATGGAGCCCAAACTACTTCTTTAGCCAAGCCCAGgccaaattctttctttttttaaaaaaatttcatggGGTCTGTCTCTATCTCCtatattttaatagcttttatCAAGGTTGAAAGCCACAGTAAGGGCCAGATGTCACAGCTGTAATTTTCCAAGTGGCCCATTGCACTGTccatcccaccccaaaccctgcctgctgcactgTGCAGGGTGTGGCCTGCTCATGGTGGGTGCAAAACCTGCTCCCCAAATTTGGATGTTACAACATGGAAGCATTAGCATGGCacctttttcctctgaaatgactcctcctccccacagtAGCTCAATTCTTACAGGTTGGGATTGAAAATAGCA
This is a stretch of genomic DNA from Sylvia atricapilla isolate bSylAtr1 chromosome 8, bSylAtr1.pri, whole genome shotgun sequence. It encodes these proteins:
- the LRIT2 gene encoding leucine-rich repeat, immunoglobulin-like domain and transmembrane domain-containing protein 2; amino-acid sequence: MDPVCHIFLLLLAFHKINPSVSSCITGCSCSQDSFGRSLLCMSALLRQIPANIPQDIRKIRIENSHLTELPRGSFENVSALEYLWLNFNNITVMHIKSLEYLPALKELRLQGNKLSSVPWTAFQDTPTLKILDLKHNRLDVLPEHALRYLPNLTYLDLSSNQLTIISRDVFYNWPVYQRSQRMEGPLEAMSNAVLALHDNPWICDCRLRGFVQFIKSVGPPIILMNSYLTCSGPKFRTGKFFHEVELNSCMKPLTSAPDTNLTVPAGLNITLTCFVQASPSPAVWWTYALKLLRAFNVSTEPVSEDTVRSELLIPAARPADAGNYTCTAANFLGNTSAAVSLRVVAPWASTTARGWAPAGPAEPGAHVEVRIAKQTVYGITLEWFAAAAAAAEPGETWYTLLVGRYDAAQKDTIYIGPGVNTYSVTDLLPATKYEVCVAVRNQAPRKGQCVVFVTGSDVSQMEQREKLIHIVVIVCAMVLAVPAGMYACTAEALPGCLARCPSACPRRRRGSPAQAAGSKESTLDSLPAGSEDGLCRPDGGRGARRPAERQEPGKARPPHRNSADLY